Below is a genomic region from Fulvia fulva chromosome 5, complete sequence.
ACATGTAGTCTTGAAGGGTCATTAGGGCTGTGTTGAGTAGGATCTGACAATCGCACTACTTCTGACGGTACGCTTGTGCGTCTATATGGGCGATCGTGTGTGCAGTCTATGTACAACGGCACGGGTTTGTGCACATTCTCCTTACACATGACCCGTTGCGGCAGTGTTCATTACTCATATCAACGATTCCCTTGGTCGGTGATCAGCGCTGCTTCCTAAGCATTCGTGCTGCGACTCCATACCCCAGTACATCTAGCTTATTCCCACCCAGCATCAAGCACAATGAATATCGACCTCTCCAAATACCCCAAGCTCACACGCGAACAAGCAGGCCACATCCGCCACTTCCACAACCTCGCCACGCAACCCGACGGCCAATGGTACCATATGGGATCTCAAGAACCCATGCAGGAATTCCTCGACGCCTACCGCTACCAGCTCGCGCAAATGGCCTACGTCATCGCCACCTGCCACTTCAACCGCCAAAATGCCCTCCGCTCCGTCTACAAACCTCTCTTCCGCCCGCTCATCCACAAAATGCTCCGCAGGGAAGTATGGGGCTACTGGTTCAACACTTCGCTCGGCGGGATTCAGTGTGATCCGAGCTTGACGGAACTAAAGAAGCCTTGGGCGGATCCTATTGTGAGGGAGAATGTTACGTATTCGGGGCATTTGTTGTTGATATGTAGTCTTTATGGGATGCTGTTTGATGATGATGAGTTTGAGGAAGAGGGGAGTTTGGTGTTTCATTGGAATCCGGTTGTTTTTTGGATTGGGGAGTGAGGCGTTTGAGTATTGTACGGGGACGCTGCAGGAAGCGATCTTGAGGGAGATGGAGAGGGAGGATTGGGTGGGGGCTTGTTGTGAGCCGAATGCGGTTTTCGTGGTTTGTAACCAGTCTCCGGTGAGTCTGGACGTCTTCGCTTGGAGAGGCGGATGAAGTCAACGAATGGACGCAGTTGATTGCGATCCGCCTCAACGATGTCCGCAATGGCACGAACACCATCGATGACGTTTTGCTGCGCTACCAGGCGGCATGGGACAAGAAGGGCATGATTGATCCAGCCACTGGCCTCTTCAAGGACATGTTGGTCTCGAAACAAGGCTGCACAGTCTCAACCTCCGATCCAGCCTCCACCGCCTGGGGAGCCGCTTTCATGAACTCCTGGAACTCGACCCTCGTCCGCTCATGCTACGAACGCCAAGCGCTAGGCTACCTCACCACAATCGACAACAAGACGGAACTGCACCCACCTCTCGTGGGCAACGCCTACCGTGTACTCGTCAAGGAGGGCAAAAATACTTCCCCCGCGAACGTCCTCAACGAAGCCCCCAAGCGAGCAACGACTGAGTACGCGCATAAAGCAAGCAAGCAATCCCCCAAAAGACCCCTGAGCATGCTCACCAAGCCCATCTTCGGCTGTGTACTGACCTAGCTCTCGGAGCTAGGAAGACCAGAATGCCAAGGTCCCCTCGATTATGCGGACGAGAACCTCAATCCCACGTGGGAGAAAGGCGGTCTCTTTTATCCCAGGAACGATACTCCCTTCGATGAAGCCTTGAAATGGACGCATATGGATCCCTTTGAAGGCAATGTGACGATCGGGTATGCAAGGCTGAATGTTGAGGATGGGATGAAGAAGATTTGGGAGGATGCTTGGACGCGGGACCAGGTGAGGGGACGGCCGTGGGTTGATAGTATTAACTTGCGGGATGGGGTGGACTTTTTTGAGGGGGCTCTGGGATCTGGAGCAGAGCGTGATGCTTGTTACGGTGACGTGGGATAGAAGTATGAAGCGAGTCAGGGAACTTGGAGGATGGGTACTGGGAAGTGTTTGTAGACGGCGTGGTGAGGGTTGAAAGGGAGGTGAAGGAGAGGGGAAGTATTGAGGTGGAAGTGGACGTTGGAGGGGAGGATGTTGATATTGTGGCACGGAGGCGAACGTGAATCGAGAGAGAGCTTGCCAAACACATGTTGACGCGGAGTCTACTCTATAGCAGCTACTTTGGGTATGGCAAAGCATGAAACGTCTGTTCACCTTTCGCAGACCTTGTGCTCCTCGTTGTCGCTAGGTCTCCAGCAGCGATGTCGGGCAGCTCGGTGTGCTTATAAACTCTCCTTGGCGCGGCCGAAGATGCTTTTGCTGGACCAGTACCTTTAGACTTGCCCTGCTTCGATACCTTGTAGCTATATCCTTTAGTCTTGCCCGCCCAGCCGACgcgcttcttcttcttcgcAGGGGTCTTTTGCGATCCTCCTGCAGACGGCGAATCTGGGGTGTCGAAGTTGTCGATGAACTGGTCGAGGAAGTCGGTCGAATCTTGAGTGCCGGCGTTTCCTTGACTTTGATTTGGCGTGGTTGGCGGTGACTTGTTCGAGGGGGGCGCAGCCTTCTCCGGGGTTGAAGTAGGCGGCGTTCTTGTCGATTGCGTGCTCATGTTGTCCCTGTTCTGATAGCAATGTTGTACTATGATATGTAGGACGAGTAACGTGAGCAGGCACAGGTAAGGGCAGCTCTTTTCATGCTGGGCCATATCGTGTGGACGAACAAAGACGCTGTGTCCAAGAGCAGTCCGCACTTGGGAATAATAATTCGTGAAAGCCAGCACCTGTCTGTAGCAGAAGTTCTTTGTCCGCTCGAGGTCTGATGCCATCAAAGAGTTCGATCACTGGTCACTGGCGATTCTCATGCCTCGATGTCGAGGTCTTACTTGCTACTGCTATTGGTGCCTGTACCAACGCTGCCGGGCCGGATAGCATTGTGTGCTCAACGACAGAACTTGTACGTACCTTAAGGGAGGTGGTGTTCACAATGCTGGTGCAGCCAAGGTGCCGTCGGTGTCAAATGCAATTCGTCGAAATCGACCAGTTCCCAGGAACAGTACGAAAGGCACAGCTATGCAAGCAATCACAGCCTGGAAGATCAGACCTTTGATCATAGTCTCTCTGGGCTCGCCGTTCCAGCCATCGTAGGCTTCCAGTGCATCCATGATGATGATGAAGAGAGCTCCTAGGATCTGGCCGCCAGTCCAAGCGATCACCGAAGACACCTCTGGACTGACTGGTAAGGTGACTATACTCAGGAGCTCCAGTGCCACGGGTAACAAGCTGAACGATGTTGCACCTAGCAAAGCGCAGATTATGTACGGTCCAGGCAAAGATCGAGTTCCGGGCATGAAGATTAGAAGTATGTAGCAAAGAGCAATACATGGCACCAGTATCTTGATGGTGATCAGATACTTCTTCGTGCGATCGATAGTAGGCGAGACCACGGCTGACGCTATCAAGCCAACAATGATCAGCAGACCACCTGCGATACCAGCATCTATCTCGCTGAAGTCGTATGGCTCGAAGATCTGGTTAATAAGGCTAGAGGTAGCGTTAAACAAGCCCACGTAGATAGAAAAGGGCACCAGAATGAGGAAGAAGGACCCGTTGCGAGGAAGCTCTCGAAAGGCTTGACCAAGGTCTAGCTTCTCAAGAGCAGCGGTAGCAGAAGGCGGCGTTGGTGGTTTCGACGACATCAAGGGTGCGGGCAGAGCTGCAATACTGGAGATGATGGCAGTATAGAGAACCATGTTCGGGACAAGGCGCACTTGCGCAGGATCGCCAACGAAGAGGGGCCCAATGAGTTGACCCAAGGCGCCTCCGAAAGGATTCGCAAGAGATGCAACAGCTGTTGCAGAGATGCGTCCCGTGTCGCTGAACCATAGGTTGCTATATCTCGTTGGGGCTGCGAGAACGAAAGGCTGTGCCAGACCTATCAAGACCTGACCGAACATGACCACGGCGAAGTAGCCATTGCCAGCTCTGGTTCCGGCATATCGAATCCAGTTCCCGATCAGCGTCAGCGCACTGGCGACCATGATGGAAGTCTTGGGTCCGTAACGATTCAGGACGTAGATTGTAAAAGGCGCACCAGCTACGAATGCGAACAGGAAGGCCGTGCTGAGCCAGTTAATGGCGCTCTCCGATACCCGGAAGAAATCCGCCGCTGTGCTGGAGATGGCAGCGAACGTCAGCCAGTCCCATGAAATGACAATGTTGAGCAGGACAAGCTGAGCCAGGCCAAGGAAGCGGCGTTTGTAGACGCGATATGTACGATCATCGTGATGTTCGCGTTCATCGTGAGCTAGCAGTTCGCCGTCGCTGCCACGCGTAGCGATCGTGTCTGATCGCTGCACCAGGACATGACTTTCGTCCTTGCGTGTTGGCGGTCTTGAGTCGGCAGATAGCGTACGTATCAGCTCAGCGCGCGTGACGCCGGAGGAGCTTGTGGCGTGCGTCGTGTCTGCCATCATGGAACAATTCCGGCAATGTCTTGTCGTGGCTGAATTCTCATGTAGTCTGTAGATCGTCAGGTAGGCATGTCGTCCTCGATGTGCGGTAAGATGTGGCAGCAGGCCATCACGAATCAGCCTTCAAACGGAAGTTCGCGACGCAAGGGATGAAAGGATGCTGTTCAAAGGAAGATGAGCCACTCGTTCTAGTGAGCAATTGGAGAGTCAAGACTTCCAGCTCAGACCCCGCTCTTTTCTTGAAAAGACTAGCCTGCGGTGGTCTGAGCTGTGACAATCCGCGCCACCTTCCTTCTCAAACATTACTCTACTTCCCGGTCCTCACGCTCCATCAGCAAGCATGGCATCAGTGACAATACCAGGCCAGGTGCTTGGCCCAACAAGTGCCAGCGACACAGGTGAAGGCACGCATATCAACAACTCCCAGCTCTGCGCCAGCATTGCCGGTCAAATTCTCTCAAAAGCCTCGACATCGAAATCATCAAAATTGCCGACAGTCTCCGTCACAAGGTCCACTGGAATCCTCCTCCCAGAGGTCGGCACTGTTATACTTGGCAGGGTCACGCGCACAGGCCCCAAGCAAGCCAACATCTCCATCCTCGCGATCGGCTCAGGAGGCGAGCATGTCTGTCGCGATCCTTTCCCGGCATTGATCAGGCAACAAGACATTCGTGCTACAGAGATTGACAAGGTCAAAGTCACGGAAAGCTTCAGGGTCGGCGATGTCGTGAGAGCCGCGGTCATCAGTCTGGGCGATGAGAGGAGCTATTACCTTAGCACTGCCAAGAACGAACTGGGCGTTGTGCTTGCTACCAGTGAGTGGGGCAACCAGATGTTCCCGATCTCGTGGAAGGAGTTTCAGGATCCGGAGACTGGGTTGAAGGAGATGAGGAAGGTAGCGAAGCCAGTGTGAGAAGTGGCTTGAAGGATGATTAGGACGGACCGAAGTGCCTAAACGTCTTGCCCGCTCGAGTAGACCGCCGCCATACATTCGAGACCGAGTGCGAAAGAGACAAAAATCCGCTTTTCAGCCTCCAGACACTGCTTAACGCACAACCTTCTGTCCCGTCGGCATACCCTCATCGAACCATTTCTCCAGCATCTCAATATCTCTATCGTCGAGCGCAGGATCCTCCGTCCCATGTCATGCGATGAGAAAGCCCGACAGGTCGCCTGACTTTCCAGCTTTCTCGCCAGATTGATCGCTGGGAGTATCATGCCAGCTATTCTCCTCCACGATCTGGTCGCGAGTTTCGACTGTCGGATTTGCACAGAGGCGTTGAAGCAGTTCGAGAGAACCGCCGTCGAAGACAGCATCGTCTGGACTGCCGTGGCCGTTGATGATTGGTGTTACAAGTTTATGGTCCCGGATCTGTTCGCCAACGTTGAAGGTTGTGGCTGCCATGACTTGTGGTGATCGAGAATtctatactagaggtgttGCAGGGACTTGGGAGCGCAGAAAGACACTGGATCTGAGCTGCTTGCTGCCTAGATCCCCAGAGCACAAACCCAAGTATTGAAGTACATGCCCCACATCTCATCCTGCACATGCGGCACAGTCTGCTTATCGGACGGTACGTGTATCGTCCATTCTTCAGACGAATATCGAAACCTTGATGGAGCTCAGTGTGTGTACAGTCTGCCTCAGCGGGAGCAAGAGCTGTTGACCAAAGAGATGGCCGCTTCACCTGCAAGAGCAGAGCAACAATGACCGGCGGGAAACGATCTAAGCAGCTTCGACGTACATGTACTCGAAATCATTAGAGAGAGTGGCGCGATTCAACGCTTCCACTTGATCGGCAGTTGCTGCGGTATGGTGGTAAGTAACGATTCCGCTGTGGGGCAAGCAGCCACCTCTTGTGTCTAAATCCGTCGCAGTATCCATGCCCTCAAAACAATGTGAATGCGTACATGTGGTTGTACTGTGAGTTGGACTGTCGCCGGTATCGGAAGGCCCATGCCAAGGCAAATAATCTGATCTTTGTTATCTCCCGTCGGATCTATCTCTGCAAGCGCCGACCGTCTCGTTCTTTCACGATACCAGCAGCACCATTTCCTCCGAGCCATCACTCCCGACGGTCAGGCAATACTCTGCTGAGGCGTCGACGTTGACAGCACCGCGCTAGCCACCACAGCACGGCTGGCACGCCTCCGACAGGCAGCCTTATACCCGGGGATGCCGGGCGCCGCGTGACGCGCATCGCCTGCTTAACAATACAGCGACACCCACCCATCACACCACCACCGGAGCGACCTACCCCATCACCCGAACCATCGCGATCTGGACAAACATGGACAGTCTTGCGGTGGACAGGCTGGTGAAACAGCTGACGGCGGACTTCGATGCGCTACAGGACGAATACCAGAAGCTGCACGGCCAGCACGAAGCACTTGAGATGAAGTTGGCTACAGCACGAGAACAGGTGAGACAGTATTACTCCTTATACACTGCCTTTCTCCTCCCTTCACGTGATGCAACAACATTAGCTCTAGATCTGTAGCCCTTTGCGGCGTTGACAGATTTTCAAATTGACTCTGACTTCGTGTTGGAACTGCATACTACTTTGTGACGAGTATTTCACGAGCTGCGGCTAACATTAGGCACAGTATAATGAGCTAGCAAAGCTGTATGGCGCAGTGCGGCCAGCCACGCCTTCCTTGAGCCTCACGTCCTCTCCAGGACAACCGAAGGACGAAACCTTCGCGCCGAAAAGCTTGCCCGAGATGCTGGAAAGAAGTGACGATGGCGAGGTGAAAGAAGCAGCAGCCAAGGTCAGGAACGCGATTGCAGCAGCAACCGAATTGCGCCTTGGTCTGCCCACCGTGCTGGAAAGTACAGCGCAAGGTGTCAAGATATGGTCAGGACCATCTGCAGACAGACCTGAATGTTCAAGCTCGATGATGCCATCTATATCAGAATCTCCACTGGAACAGGACTTTACTGTTGAGGGCAAACCTAGCAAGCTTGGCTGTCCCTTCGCTAGTATGGCGAACAAGAAGCTCAGCTCGCATGCAGCCAGCGTCCTGAGCAGGTACAACCAGAGCGGTAGTGCTGGAGCGCACGGTAGTGTTGCTGCCTCAAGCGCTCCGGCCAGCAACATCAGCCGGATCAACGGCAGGGACAGTTTCTCACAGAGACGAAGCAGAAGAGCCAGCTTCATGGACCCCATTAAGGCTGAGATATGTGGCCTGTCGGATCATGATGAACCAGTTGCCAATCCCCCGGAGCCTGAACGAGTGGCGAGTCCCGCTAGACCACCGACAGTGAAGCCAGAAGTCGAGAATGCTGAAGCTGGCGTATGTCCTATACGTTTCCTCGATCAGCATTCGCCAGAAGAGGTAGCTACGTACTTCGAGAAGCACAAGCACGAACTACCACGGAGTCACGAAGTCTGTGTCATGCGATATCAAAGTAACGACGAACAGATCAAGGAGCTGGACGCGAAGTATGGTAATCTCGTCTCCATGATCCAGGGCCTCGGTCAGAAACACAAAGACTATCTTCCGGAGGACCCAGACGAAGCAGAAGAGCAGCATCCAGAAGATGCACTGGATGATGCGAAGGTGCGCAAATGGGCTAGTAGCGTGAGCGCTCAAGCTCCCGAAGCAGATGATGCTGTTGAGTCTGAAGAGCGGCAGCCTCACTTCGATCGACCACTCCGAGATGTTCGTGTTGGAGAGTCTCCAAGTCGACCTTGGGGAGTACAAGTACCCCTGCACTATCTCGAGCAGGACGATGCCGCTAGCGAGACTAGCAGCAAGCCTGCAAAGATCGCCACCACCGCGCCTCCAGACATGCCTCCTGTCGTTGAGGCCAAGAGCGCACCAACTGGCAGACCGGCAGGAAAATGTCCCTTTGGCCACGGCGCTGCGGCAACTCCACTCAGCCTACCCAAGCCTTCCGTCGACGTCACGCCAGCAGCGCCTGATGCGGACGCAGCTCCTAGGTCTGCTCAGACCAAACATCCTGCCCCTGCCGATACGACCTCCACGTCAAACAAGGGGCCATCAGTGATCTTCAATGGTCCAGTCTTCATCGGTTACAGTTCAGAAGATGCCGTCAAATTCCTGAAAGAGAGCGGCTATGGCATGAGCCATTGAGCTCCGATACCAGCGCCGCAGCCACGGCGTTCTTTGTTCCAGCGTTCCCGCGTTCCACGATTTTATGTTTCACGATGTCACGAACAGATACCGATGTGGTGCGCTTTTCCTGTAGCATAAGAATGAACAGACGTTAGTCTAGAGGACTATAATAAGACTTCCAACGGAAGTTGTCTCACTCCTTGCTTCATGCACGTAGGTTTCATGCTGCACCACGTTGACCCTTCCTCCCTTTGCGGGGACCAAGACCTCGTATTACCAGACGATGGAATGACAGCCGGATCTCTGGGCAAAAGGCGATGCTACCGTGGCTACGACAGGAGATGTCACCGCATGATGGAGCGTTGAAGTGTTCTGCACACCTTGCATGAACTCCAGTCGTGAAGGCTGCGAGGATGATCCGGGTGCAACACCGAAGTGGATGTCAAGTGTCATGTCAGGCGTTGTCTCACCGTCGTCTTGGAGCGCGCAGGAGAATGCACGCGATCGAGGATGACAGCGTGGCTCTGCGAATGTCGCTATGAGCTCGACGACCTCTACGTCTATAATGAAAGTCTTGACACCAGTTCCACATCACTTACCAAACGATTTTCTACGGTCTACTGAGTCAGATCGATCTCAATGCCAATGACCTCCATCTGCGAACATACTTTCGGATCACGACATGTTTCGATGCATGCTTAAAGCGACAGTTTCTTGCCTTTCAACTTTCGTAGTGATCTCAAAGTACAGATATCTGGGTTGATTGACAATCGTGAAACCCTCTCAGGACTGGATGTGACGATGAACGACTTTGGGTAGAGGCGATTTTCCTCCTGCTTTCGCGACCGCGATGTAGATACACAGACTGTCACATCCTTTCATCTTGTCAGTTGCCGATGACGAAATCAATATCTGATATGCGCCCCACGTTCCAGACCACCAATACCGAAGTTCACTAGAAGCGTGGCTCACATCGAATTTTCTTGAAGCCGAACGCACTTGTTGGCATCTCCACTTCCACTCCATGTCAAACGCTGAACTCCAGCCTGCAGAGATCAGGATTAGTGAGATCTGCTGGCGAGACATCGACATCATCTCAACGTCGCTTTTGTACAGATCCACGGACCGCGGGTGGCCTATCGATGCTGAACGAGGCAGAGTTGCAGCCCTAGTGTAGTGGAGCGAAGTTGTGGTTGACAAGGTCGGAGGTGGTCCGTAGCTTGTTCAGCAGTTCTGTAGGACGTGGAGGAATGGAGACAAGTTGCAGATGTGGTTCGTCGTTGGGCCTCATCTGTTGTTGAAGTGGACACTATTTGCCGTGCAAAGCTACCGTTCCAGATCCGGGGCGCTCTCTTTTTTCTTGTGCAACACATGATTTCGTTCCTCAATCAGGTGAAGTCCCACCTTACGGGGCACGATGTCCTAAATCTCGTGTCTAGTTCCCGTAGTGTATCTGTATCAGCCTAGCAAGCGTCGCCAAGGTCGCGTACAGATATGTAGGGAACGAGCACATCTCACCGATTCGGTCATGTAGTGGCGCAAGTGATCTATTCCGAACAGAACCAGCCTACGCGAAGCGGCAAACACTCAAATTGGGCAAGGCGCTACCATTCCCTCACGAAGATCCTTGGTCTGCATCGGCAAGGATGTGCTGTCATCCTTGTCGCCTCGGAAATCGGTCCGTGGGAGGTGTGCTGGAGTATGTCGTAGTCGTCAGAGGATCTTAGCAATAACGGTTTCATTCAATTTGGCAACACTGTGGACAGTACTGTGGCCTTCACGCGTCTTAAGAATACAAACAGCGACACGTCTTCTTTACAATAACAACCTTAGATACACTGGAAACAAAGACCTTGAAACAACGACCCGTCTTGCACAGCGCTCCAGGTCGCTGGAGCTCCCTTCCACGAGAGGAACCATTCTTTACGATCACTTTAAACGACGTGCTTGCCTCGCGCGCTCGAGTATCGTACCAGATCCCATCCGCAGTCGTCCTCGAGTGTTCGCAAGCTCACACGTCGTCCTTAGTGCTCCGGGGGTACTCACTGCCCTTGTTGCTCGAGTGCTCGAGTGTCCGCAGGCTTACACGTCGCACGTCGCAACTGCGGCTCGCTTGCCTTGGGCTTAGTTTGGATTGAAGGCAGCTTGTGGAAGCAGTCTAGATTGACGCTAGATTGCAGTGGACAGTGTGGTCGAGAAACAGTGGTTCAGAAAACGCGCTAAGTTCCTCTGACATTTAAGGATATCTGTGTGCTGCAAGGATCGACCGGGATATACTGTTGAGTGCGAAGCGCGTAGTCACATGTGATGGAACTGCATACGGTGCATTCGATATGTGATAATTGCGATGCGATACTGGCAGGCGAACGGTGTTGTGTGTCTTTGAACAAGAGCGCGCGTGGTGCGAGATGTGCATGCTGGAGTCAAGTAGTCAAGGCAGATGCGCGTTCTGCGCGGAATCCTGTGCCAGCTTTCCCAGTGAAAGACCTAGAATGGTTCCTTTGATACGGAAGTGATATTTGCACAAGGCGATATTGATTTTGGAGTGCTACCAGACCAGAAGTACGAAACCCGACGTGATCAAGATGGACACCACTGCAGCCGTGATAGGAAACGACAAATCTGTTCGCAGTTCACTGGCGGTCCCCAGAGCAAGTCGTGTAGGGCTGGGCTTACCGGCAGAGGTTCCAGACGGCTCTGCATCGGTAGCAGTCGCGACGAGTGTCGGATGTCCATCAATCGTAGTCGGATGAGCGGTAGGCACCGTAGTCGCAGTCGAAGAGGCGCTGGCATGTCCGCAGAGTCCTGAGTCCTTTAGTTGCTTCTTCGGGTAAATCACCTTTGGAAGACCCTGACCCATAGGCACAGCAATATAGCCCGTGCTGTTCACCTTCAGATCGGTACAGGTCAGTATCTCGGTCAGCCTGGTATCAGGCTCGTAATCATGGTTCGTGATGTAGACCTCGAAGTCGGTCGTGTGAACACCATTGTTGTTGAGTACAATGATGGCCTGGCCACCTGCGTAACCTTTTCTCATAGCGAACGTGTGGTAGTCCTGGAAAATTACATCGGAGATATATGTCGTGTAGTTCCCGCTGTGCCGCACGAAATGATGACGAGCTTTCGTTAGAGTCGCAATATGCTTGTAGAATTCCGCGTTCGTGTCGTATCCAGCCTCCCACAGCGGGGCTCTGTTGATGTTCTCGACGGTGCCTCCGGTCATATGCTGCTCCTGGCCCTGGTATATGATCGGGATCCCATCGCCCATGATCGTATATGTGATGATGTTCTTCGCTTGCGACCTATCGTCTGTCATCTCCCGGAACCTCTTCACATCGTGATTCTCGCTAAATAATCCGTATGCTGTCGGATCAAGACAGTTATGTCTCGTCGTATAGATCGTTGACACTAGATCGTTGATACTGCCAGTAGTACTTGAGAAGGTCCTGGTAAGCGGGTAGTAGATAGCATAGTTCAGAACGGAACCGATGGTCTCAGCCCAGCGGCATATCAACGTGTTGTCCCCATCCATGGTTTCCCCCGTGGCGAATACTCCTGCAGACTTGACGAAACCTTCGAAGAATTCGGGCTCAACGTTGACGGTGGTATCTAGTCGAAGCCCATCGATGGAGTAGTTGCTGACAACGGATGAGATCCATTCACCTAGCATATCACGAACCAGTTCGTCCTCGGTGCGAAGGTCGGCAAGAGCCACGATGTCATCGCCCAACCAACATCTTTCGACGTTCGTCTGATTGTCACTTCCGTCAACACGGCAGACGTCATGGAAGTACTTGCGATCGTTGAAAGGGTGGAACATGCTGTAGTCAACGTCCTGACCGGGACCTGCGTATGCTGAAGACTCATAAGCATATGGTGTATGGCGCTAAGGATTGACATACCCATGTGATTTACCACAACGTCGAGCATGATGTACATTCCCCGAGCGTGAACATTTTCGACCAACTCTTTTAGATCATCCTCGGTGCCAAAAGATGGATTGAGCGCATATAAGTCCTGTCCCCAGTAGCCAGTGTACGACTCGCCATTCCCAGTCGATGCTGTCAGCTGCGCCACGATAGGCGAGATCCAGATCGCATCGAATCCCATCCCTTCGATGTAGTCGAGTCTCTCACTGATGCCTCGCCATGAACCTCCACAGTACTGACCATCCACCACGTTACATTTGCCATGCTTCGATCCCTTCGTCCGTGAGAATCGGTCCGTCAAAACTTGGTAAACCACTCTTGTGCGCCAGTCATCAAGAGTGGCAGCAGAAGTCCACGCTCCAAAGAACAAGCAGAACACTGCTATTCCACAGCGTGTGTGCCACGAAGTAGTCATTGTGCCTCAGACCACGGCTACTTGCAGTTGCATGATGCCGTGAGACGGCAGGAATTGGGGTACAGAGGCACACAAACGGAGGACGGGCAGACACCTTTGCGCCATCAGCACATTTTGTCGATGCTTGGGCTGATAGGTAACTGCGTATAGGGGTCAGACAGGCCTCGCAAGCATAATCATCGATGATGTAGCGTTGAGTCCGACTTAGGGGTAGGGACAGTAAGAGAACACATACAGGTCTGCCATTCGCGTCGCCATCGGACTCCAATAATGGCAGCACACATGTCGGCGAAACTCCAGAGGTCCGCCGCGTGCCCCACGACTGGATAGGCATTCTGTTGATATGCAAGGACGCCTCAACTCCCGGTGGCAAACTTAACGGACTTTACGCTGTTTGACGTCCAAACAACGTTGCTGTGACGCTTCGTCGCGCCTCGTGCCGCAGAACGGGCTCCATATGACCCTGTCAGATGGCCTTTCACATCTTGAAGATCTC
It encodes:
- a CDS encoding Alpha-amylase A type-3, giving the protein MTTSWHTRCGIAVFCLFFGAWTSAATLDDWRTRVVYQVLTDRFSRTKGSKHGKCNVVDGQYCGGSWRGISERLDYIEGMGFDAIWISPIVAQLTASTGNGESYTGYWGQDLYALNPSFGTEDDLKELVENVHARGMYIMLDVVVNHMAYAGPGQDVDYSMFHPFNDRKYFHDVCRVDGSDNQTNVERCWLGDDIVALADLRTEDELVRDMLGEWISSVVSNYSIDGLRLDTTVNVEPEFFEGFVKSAGVFATGETMDGDNTLICRWAETIGSVLNYAIYYPLTRTFSSTTGSINDLVSTIYTTRHNCLDPTAYGLFSENHDVKRFREMTDDRSQAKNIITYTIMGDGIPIIYQGQEQHMTGGTVENINRAPLWEAGYDTNAEFYKHIATLTKARHHFVRHSGNYTTYISDVIFQDYHTFAMRKGYAGGQAIIVLNNNGVHTTDFEVYITNHDYEPDTRLTEILTCTDLKVNSTGYIAVPMGQGLPKVIYPKKQLKDSGLCGHASASSTATTVPTAHPTTIDGHPTLVATATDAEPSGTSAGKPSPTRLALGTASELRTDLSFPITAAVVSILITSGFVLLVW
- a CDS encoding Exosome complex component CSL4, which gives rise to MASVTIPGQVLGPTSASDTGEGTHINNSQLCASIAGQILSKASTSKSSKLPTVSVTRSTGILLPEVGTVILGRVTRTGPKQANISILAIGSGGEHVCRDPFPALIRQQDIRATEIDKVKVTESFRVGDVVRAAVISLGDERSYYLSTAKNELGVVLATSEWGNQMFPISWKEFQDPETGLKEMRKVAKPV
- a CDS encoding MFS-type transporter; protein product: MMADTTHATSSSGVTRAELIRTLSADSRPPTRKDESHVLVQRSDTIATRGSDGELLAHDEREHHDDRTYRVYKRRFLGLAQLVLLNIVISWDWLTFAAISSTAADFFRVSESAINWLSTAFLFAFVAGAPFTIYVLNRYGPKTSIMVASALTLIGNWIRYAGTRAGNGYFAVVMFGQVLIGLAQPFVLAAPTRYSNLWFSDTGRISATAVASLANPFGGALGQLIGPLFVGDPAQVRLVPNMVLYTAIISSIAALPAPLMSSKPPTPPSATAALEKLDLGQAFRELPRNGSFFLILVPFSIYVGLFNATSSLINQIFEPYDFSEIDAGIAGGLLIIVGLIASAVVSPTIDRTKKYLITIKILVPCIALCYILLIFMPGTRSLPGPYIICALLGATSFSLLPVALELLSIVTLPVSPEVSSVIAWTGGQILGALFIIIMDALEAYDGWNGEPRETMIKGLIFQAVIACIAVPFVLFLGTGRFRRIAFDTDGTLAAPAL